The Lycium ferocissimum isolate CSIRO_LF1 chromosome 1, AGI_CSIRO_Lferr_CH_V1, whole genome shotgun sequence genome includes a region encoding these proteins:
- the LOC132063123 gene encoding lysine-specific demethylase JMJ31 translates to MVEQNLRIQTFTDIPSPEIFSSQIEPKNVPAVFKGCIKNWKAFSKWNPSNGGLIYLQERVGSVVVEAMLSRSAPVFYGDIRSHERVPLSFSIFIKYCLCLMENRDGRRDDRLESQKHSLAVSDAEQTDLLFGEAPQQFYLAQVPILNFEKKEHIQLECLGEDIQTPVPLETKSLASVNLWMNSMKARSSTHYDPHHNLLCVVSGCKEVTLWPPSATPYLYPLPLYGEASNHSSVTLEEPDLSVYPRAACLNGFSQKVVLHAGDALFIPEGWFHQVDSEVLTIAVNFWWRSMTISGMLEHMDAYYLRRILKRLTDKEMNKMLHFPSGSMDETMTSQPHNAYRVLFFYSLDHGHQGIRTNCGKKSSNDELRSKVMLQDLEPSASQSLNEVISLVHDRLNPRKLTGSTDNSCAGENDETNKRKEESCGINDDPVANLILTLHPLTIHSVFLAMAKNFPRTLEALMLHGLTPVGSEILTRKFEEMDQLISGEDQNQFYQVLYGVFDDQSAAMDALLNGKELFARQAFENVLDQYVGINLDGPKPQIK, encoded by the exons ATGGTAGAACAGAATTTGCGAATTCAAACCTTCACCGATATTCCATCACCGGAGATATTTTCTTCTCAAATTGAACCAAAAAACGTTCCAGCG GTCTTCAAGGGATGTATAAAGAATTGGAAGGCTTTCTCAAAATGGAACCCCTCGAACGGTGGCCTAATCTACTTgcag GAACGTGTAGGCTCAGTAGTCGTGGAAGCTATGCTGTCCAGATCTGCACCAGTCTTTTATGGTGATATTAGAAGTCATGAAAGG GTCCCATTGAGCTTCTCTATCTTTATCAAATATTGCTTGTGCCTAATGGAAAATAGGGATGGAAGGCGAGACGATCGTTTGGAATCTCAGAAGCATAGTCTTGCAGTATCTGACGCTGAGCAAACTGATTTACTTTTTGGAGAAGCTCCTCAGCAATTTTATTTAGCACAG GTACCAATTctgaattttgagaaaaaggaaCACATTCAACTGGAGTGCCTTGGAGAAGATATTCAAACG CCTGTACCTTTGGAGACCAAAAGCCTGGCTTCTGTTAATTTGTGGATGAACAGCATGAAGGCTAGATCTAGCACACACTACGATCCGCACCACAACCTCTTGTGCGTAGTATCTGGATGCAAGGAAG TTACTTTATGGCCACCTTCTGCAACTCCTTACTTATATCCACTACCTCTGTATGGGGAGGCTTCAAATCACAG CTCTGTTACTTTAGAAGAACCAGATCTTTCAGTCTACCCAAGGGCAGCGTGCCTAAATGGCTTTTCGCAAAAGGTTGTTCTTCATGCTGGTGATGCCCTGTTCATTCCTGAAGGATG GTTTCATCAAGTGGATAGTGAAGTTTTAACCATCGCTGTTAACTTTTGGTGGCGGTCCATGACAATATCTGGCATGTTGGAGCATATGGATGCATATTATTTGCGTAGAATATTAAAAAG ATTGACTGATAAGGAAATG AATAAGATGCTGCATTTTCCTTCAGGCAGCATGGATGAAACTATGACCTCCCAGCCTCATAATGCATATAGAG TACTGTTCTTCTATTCACTAGATCACGGACACCAGGGAATCCGCACGAATTGTGGCAAAAAAAGTTCAAATGATGAGCTTAGGTCGAAAGTGATGCTACAAGATTTGGAGCCTAGTGCATCGCAGTCTCTGAATGAAGTTATTTCGTTGGTTCATGACCGTCTCAATCCAAGAAAGCTGACGGGATCTACAGATAATTCATGTGCTGGGGAGAATGATGagacaaataaaagaaaagaggagtCATGTGGCATCAACGATGATCCAGTTGCTAATCTTATTTTGACTCTTCATCCACTTACAATCCACAGTGTCTTTCTTGCAATGGCG aaaaattttccaagaaCATTAGAGGCCTTGATGTTGCATGGACTGACTCCTGTTGGATCAGAGATCCTCACTCGAAAATTTGAAGAGATGGATCAGCTAATTTCAGGAGAAGACCA GAACCAATTCTACCAGGTCCTTTATGGCGTGTTTGATGACCAGTCTGCGGCTATGGATGCACTTCTGAATGGGAAGGAGTTATTTGCTCGTCAG GCATTTGAAAATGTGCTCGATCAGTACGTGGGAATTAATCTTGATGGACCAAAGCCACAAATCAAATAG